From the genome of Malus sylvestris chromosome 6, drMalSylv7.2, whole genome shotgun sequence, one region includes:
- the LOC126626108 gene encoding transcription factor PRE6-like, whose amino-acid sequence MSSRSSSSSSRASKSSDDEIKELVLKLQPLLPQLHHLRNAPVSASSILEETCSYIKRLHREVEDLSKRLSELLDSAGITDVDEELIRTLLRH is encoded by the exons ATGTCAAGtagatcatcatcatcatcatcaagagCTTCTAAATCCTCAGATGATGAGATTAAGGAGCTCGTCTTAAAGCTACAACCGCTCCTTCCTCAGCTTCATCATTTGCGCAACGCACCG GTATCAGCATCGAGCATTTTGGAAGAAACTTGCAGTTACATAAAGAGGCTGCATAGGGAGGTGGAAGATCTGAGCAAAAGACTATCTGAACTCCTGGATTCAGCAGGCATCACTGATGTTGATGAAGAACTTATTAGAACGCTTTTACGACATTAA
- the LOC126626105 gene encoding pectinesterase 1-like: protein MESINHLKGYGKVNPETLENPEPPKPQKRISSAVAISAVICLTLVITLAIAALIHESTTESSDESQPQSLSNSAESTIKTVCNVTRYPDSCFRSISALNRSPNPDPEAIFKLSLEISAAEISRLLALFKTVNSDPATQDCVSQLEEAISRVNDSASAMRVDPGEKALTGDKVKDIQTWISSAVTDQETCLDGLEEMGSTAVEAVKSEMNKSKEYSSNSLAIVANFKGILDKFNIPLH from the coding sequence ATGGAATCCATCAACCACCTCAAAGGCTATGGCAAAGTCAACCCAGAAACCCTTGAAAACCCAGAACCCCCTAAACCCCAAAAGCGCATCTCCTCCGCCGTCGCCATCTCCGCCGTCATCTGCCTGACTCTAGTGATCACCCTCGCGATCGCCGCCCTCATCCACGAGTCCACCACCGAGTCATCCGACGAGTCCCAACCCCAATCCCTCTCCAACTCGGCCGAGTCAACCATCAAAACCGTCTGCAACGTGACGCGCTACCCCGACTCGTGCTTCAGATCCATATCCGCCCTCAACCGCTCTCCAAACCCCGACCCAGAAGCCATTTTCAAGCTCTCCCTTGAAATCTCCGCTGCCGAGATCTCCCGCCTCTTGGCGTTGTTCAAGACCGTGAACTCCGATCCGGCGACTCAGGACTGCGTTTCTCAGCTGGAGGAAGCGATAAGCCGGGTCAACGACTCGGCGTCGGCGATGAGGGTGGACCCGGGAGAGAAGGCGTTGACTGGAGACAAAGTGAAGGACATACAGACGTGGATAAGCAGCGCCGTGACGGATCAGGAGACGTGCTTGGATGGGTTGGAGGAGATGGGATCGACGGCTGTGGAGGCGGTGAAGAGCGAGATGAACAAGTCAAAGGAGTACAGCAGCAACAGTTTGGCAATTGTGGCCAACTTCAAGGGCATTCTTGACAAGTTCAATATTCCCCTCcactaa
- the LOC126626102 gene encoding microtubule-associated protein RP/EB family member 1A-like yields MASNIGIMDSAYFVGRNEILTWINNRLQLNLSRIEEAASGAVQCQMMDMTYPGVVPMHKVNFDAKTEYDMIQNYKVLQEVFNKLKIEKPLEVNRLVKGRPLDNLEFLQWLKRYCDSINGGIMNENYNPVERRCKGGKDRHPKGAQKISKSLQASNLHNPSTGDTVGLNKTSVPRQGKPYAAAGSANSSGEIQALSKEITDLKLSVDLLEKERDFYFAKLRDIEVLCQTSELEEVPIAVAVKKILYAADAKESPLAEAQEYLYQSLNVGEAEDEGETKAEAEAEAETETDH; encoded by the exons ATGGCTTCCAACATTGGGATAATGGACAGTGCTTACTTTGTTGGGAGGAATGAGATTTTGACGTGGATCAACAATCGCCTTCAGCTCAATCTCTCCCGCATTGAagag GCTGCATCTGGTGCTGTGCAATGTCAAATGATGGATATGACCTATCCTGGTGTTGTTCCAATGCACAAG GTCAATTTTGATGCGAAAACAGAATATGATATGATCCAGAATTATAAGGTTCTACAggaagtattcaacaagttaaAAATTGAGAAG CCTCTTGAAGTCAATAGGCTTGTTAAAGGCAGGCCTTTGGACAACTTGGAATTCTTGCAATGGCTGAAACGTTACTGTGATTCCATAAATGGTGGCATTATGAATGA AAACTATAACCCTGTGGAGCGAAGGTGCAAGGGTGGGAAGGATCGGCATCCCAAAGGTGCTCAGAAAATCTCAAAATCTCTGCAAGCAAGCAATTTACATAACCCTAGCACTGGAGATACAGTTGGTCTTAATAAGACCTCAG TACCAAGGCAAGGGAAGCCTTATGCAGCAGCAGGCAGTGCTAATTCTTCAGGAGAGATTCAAGCTTTGTCTAAGGAG ATTACAGATCTCAAGCTCTCTGTGGACCTTTTGGAAAAAGAAAGGGACTTTTACTTCGCAAAATTAAGGGATATAGAAGTTCTTTGTCAGACATCAGAGTTGGAGGAGGTTCCG ATAGCGGTGGCAGTAAAGAAGATATTGTATGCCGCGGATGCAAAAGAATCACCACTTGCTGAAGCCCAGGAGTACCTCTACCAATCCCTGAATGTCGGTGAAGCTGAAGATGAAGGCGAAACCAAAGctgaagcagaagcagaagccgAAACAGAAACTGACCATTGA